From Endozoicomonas sp. 8E, the proteins below share one genomic window:
- a CDS encoding RING-H2 finger protein: MFFLAASGFAADDNSQGLLLVVNGTADHEADLISDFVCFVPEGALLLPSPVRSTDDIKGSFLQQPVFFLLSLWQWLMSSEIVPEIREKNSTGFALPEWPTSTPESTLRLSGGGFPPDPPPPPFMLGIPGKGLFNTPDWQLDYLSALLRIGQWLKQWFYNGYRSTTGQSGQFVSDTDLSAALAGITQKRAFNSSLFSQVPLDASELLAQLSGKGLSGHGQVHQPETVLLYPVFMLPQSDSNDFEEAQGVEYVGETCRACRNNFEESDDVVKTSCLHLFHMDCLKRWLTKEVNLKGNHFCPYCRQDQSALGDFLIQKGMQEVAHIVTEMLLERGTWPDNDEHIFLELRMAEGIDDLDIAEQVRALSPLVCLFSLQHLMSQIGAGRRTWPDDDLVIFLRLRMALDSNDPAIVEQARALKPAIFLYCVQHLVSQMQAGTGVWPEDEDSVFEMLNVALSGTDDHFFLKANVALYGSNGTIREAFRGYGNNVAIAEQASALYPLVSLYSAQHLMSQVQAGKRSWPGDPSDLLGSLWRLVNNPDPAIAEQARAIYPLANLYAIQHQVSQMRAGRETWPENDGYIHERLSIARASNELAVAEQAEALEPLVDFYSVRNLLSLRQAWGDIWPNDDSDIYTRLRSAKGSDDPAIAEQARALEPAVNFYSVQNLVSRMQKGLRTSWPEDDNNVYLRLSSAGKCTDPTIAQQARALKPFVDHHKSKSSGN, translated from the coding sequence TTGTTCTTTCTGGCAGCCAGTGGATTTGCTGCTGACGACAACTCTCAAGGACTTCTGCTCGTCGTAAATGGGACGGCTGATCATGAGGCTGATCTGATATCCGATTTTGTCTGCTTTGTGCCTGAAGGCGCTCTGCTCTTGCCCTCACCAGTAAGGTCAACTGATGACATTAAAGGCTCATTTCTCCAGCAGCCCGTTTTCTTCCTGTTATCTCTGTGGCAATGGCTAATGTCTTCCGAGATTGTTCCTGAGATAAGAGAGAAAAATAGCACAGGTTTTGCACTGCCAGAATGGCCCACATCAACACCTGAATCCACCTTGCGATTATCAGGAGGCGGATTTCCACCCGACCCACCGCCTCCACCATTTATGCTGGGTATTCCTGGTAAGGGATTGTTTAATACGCCTGATTGGCAGCTTGACTACTTGTCAGCTCTGTTGAGGATCGGGCAGTGGTTGAAACAATGGTTTTATAATGGATATCGCAGCACTACCGGTCAATCCGGACAATTCGTCAGTGACACAGATTTATCTGCGGCTTTGGCAGGGATTACACAGAAGAGGGCGTTCAACAGTTCGTTATTCAGTCAGGTGCCCTTAGATGCCTCGGAACTGCTTGCTCAACTATCGGGGAAAGGTTTGTCTGGCCATGGGCAGGTGCATCAGCCAGAAACAGTTTTGTTGTATCCCGTTTTTATGCTGCCTCAATCTGATTCGAATGACTTTGAAGAAGCGCAGGGGGTTGAATATGTCGGAGAAACTTGCAGAGCATGCCGGAATAACTTTGAAGAATCTGACGACGTGGTGAAAACGTCATGTTTGCATTTGTTCCATATGGACTGCCTGAAACGGTGGCTAACAAAAGAAGTTAACCTGAAAGGAAACCATTTCTGTCCATATTGTCGGCAGGATCAGAGTGCTCTGGGTGACTTTCTGATCCAGAAAGGAATGCAAGAGGTGGCTCATATTGTGACGGAAATGCTTTTAGAAAGAGGGACCTGGCCTGACAATGATGAGCATATTTTTTTAGAGTTGAGAATGGCAGAAGGTATCGATGATTTGGACATTGCTGAGCAGGTGCGGGCACTTTCGCCGTTAGTTTGTTTATTCTCCCTGCAACATCTGATGTCACAAATAGGAGCAGGCAGAAGGACCTGGCCTGACGATGACCTTGTTATCTTTCTACGGTTGAGAATGGCACTGGACAGCAATGATCCGGCCATTGTTGAGCAGGCACGGGCACTTAAACCGGCAATTTTTCTGTATTGCGTGCAGCATCTGGTGTCACAAATGCAGGCAGGAACAGGGGTCTGGCCTGAAGATGAAGATAGTGTCTTCGAAATGCTGAATGTTGCCTTATCTGGTACTGATGACCATTTCTTCCTAAAGGCGAATGTTGCGTTATATGGTTCTAATGGAACCATTCGTGAGGCATTTAGGGGATATGGCAATAATGTAGCCATTGCTGAGCAGGCAAGTGCACTTTATCCATTGGTGAGTTTGTACTCTGCGCAGCATCTGATGTCACAAGTGCAGGCTGGGAAAAGGAGTTGGCCTGGAGACCCGAGTGATCTCCTGGGGTCGTTGTGGAGATTAGTAAATAACCCTGACCCGGCCATTGCTGAGCAGGCACGGGCCATTTATCCATTAGCTAATTTGTACGCCATTCAGCATCAGGTGTCACAAATGCGGGCAGGGAGAGAGACCTGGCCTGAAAATGACGGGTATATCCATGAAAGGTTGAGTATTGCAAGAGCTAGCAATGAGCTGGCTGTTGCTGAGCAGGCAGAAGCACTTGAGCCATTGGTTGATTTTTACTCTGTCAGGAATCTGTTGTCACTGAGGCAGGCTTGGGGAGATATCTGGCCTAATGACGACAGTGATATCTATACAAGGTTGAGAAGTGCAAAAGGAAGCGATGATCCGGCCATTGCTGAGCAGGCACGGGCACTTGAGCCAGCCGTTAATTTTTACTCCGTGCAGAACCTGGTGTCACGAATGCAGAAAGGATTAAGGACCAGCTGGCCTGAAGATGATAATAATGTCTATTTAAGGTTGAGTAGCGCAGGAAAATGCACAGATCCGACCATCGCTCAGCAGGCGCGGGCACTTAAACCATTCGTTGATCATCATAAGAGTAAGTCGTCAGGGAATTGA
- a CDS encoding RING finger domain-containing protein, with the protein MSYTQAPTEKKRKFVCDLKPFSFICTLLIFLAAIGVALGVPIAEGSFICYFLNRDLGIPATEQGSFVCISPEWQVDRTASEEREKNSTGFALPEWPTSTPESALRLSGGGFPPDPPTPPLFVPGISGKGLFNRPDWQFDYLSVLFRISQWLRQSLYNGYPTTSGQSGPFVSDKDLSAALAAITQKRAFNRSLLSQVPLDASELLAELSGKGLSGHEQMHQPETVMLYPVFMLPRSDSNDFEEAQGVEYVGETCSVCLLNLEQSDDVMKTSCLHLFHLECLKRWLTGEVNTEGNRFCPYCRHDQSALGDFLTWKEIRKGLQEVIHTVMGMLLGRGTWPEDDYSIFVRLNAALFCNNSAIAEQARAIYPLVKLYSAQRLVLQVRAGKRTWPGDEGFIHLGSLRVLVDNPDPAIARQARAIYPLANLYAVQYQVSQVQAGDEAWSDSYIHTWLGIARDCNDLVIAEQAEALEPLVNYYSVRHLLAQVQAGSETWPDDDRYIYTRLSSAQRSNDRDLAERARAIEPTVHLFSVQHLVLQMQTGTRTCWPEDDNNVYVRLSNAEDSGDPTIAQQARALRPLVDQYKSNSPEN; encoded by the coding sequence ATGAGCTACACTCAGGCTCCGACTGAAAAAAAGCGAAAGTTTGTGTGCGACTTAAAACCGTTTTCATTCATATGTACACTCCTGATCTTTCTGGCGGCCATTGGAGTCGCTCTTGGGGTGCCAATAGCTGAAGGTTCATTTATCTGTTATTTCCTGAATCGCGATCTTGGTATTCCCGCAACGGAACAAGGAAGCTTTGTGTGTATCAGCCCTGAATGGCAAGTAGACAGAACCGCCAGTGAGGAGAGAGAGAAAAATAGCACAGGCTTTGCATTACCAGAATGGCCCACATCAACACCTGAATCCGCCTTGCGATTATCAGGAGGCGGATTTCCACCTGACCCACCAACCCCCCCTCTATTTGTACCGGGCATTTCCGGCAAGGGATTGTTTAATAGGCCCGACTGGCAGTTTGACTACCTGTCAGTTCTGTTCAGGATCAGTCAGTGGCTGAGACAGTCGCTTTATAATGGATATCCCACCACTTCCGGTCAATCCGGACCATTCGTCAGTGACAAAGATTTATCTGCAGCTTTGGCAGCTATTACACAGAAGAGGGCATTTAACAGGTCGTTACTCAGTCAGGTGCCGTTAGATGCCTCGGAACTGCTTGCTGAACTATCGGGGAAAGGTTTGTCTGGTCATGAGCAGATGCATCAGCCAGAAACCGTTATGTTGTATCCCGTATTTATGTTGCCTCGATCTGATTCGAATGACTTTGAAGAAGCGCAGGGGGTTGAATATGTTGGGGAAACTTGCAGCGTATGCCTGCTTAATTTAGAACAATCTGACGACGTGATGAAAACGTCATGTTTGCATTTGTTCCATCTGGAATGCCTGAAACGCTGGCTGACAGGAGAAGTTAACACGGAAGGGAATCGTTTCTGCCCATATTGTCGGCATGACCAGAGCGCTTTGGGTGATTTTCTGACATGGAAAGAGATCCGGAAAGGACTGCAAGAGGTGATTCATACTGTGATGGGAATGCTGCTAGGTAGAGGGACCTGGCCTGAAGATGACTATAGTATCTTCGTAAGGTTGAATGCTGCGCTATTTTGTAATAATTCAGCCATTGCAGAGCAGGCACGGGCAATTTATCCATTAGTAAAATTGTACTCTGCGCAGCGTCTGGTGTTGCAAGTGCGGGCAGGGAAAAGAACCTGGCCCGGAGATGAGGGTTTTATCCATCTAGGGTCGTTGAGAGTGCTGGTAGACAACCCTGATCCGGCCATTGCAAGGCAGGCGCGGGCAATTTATCCATTAGCTAATTTGTACGCTGTACAGTATCAGGTATCTCAAGTGCAGGCAGGGGATGAGGCCTGGAGTGACAGTTATATCCATACATGGTTGGGTATTGCAAGGGATTGTAATGATCTGGTCATTGCTGAGCAGGCAGAAGCACTTGAGCCATTGGTTAATTATTACTCTGTGCGGCATCTGTTGGCACAAGTGCAGGCGGGGAGTGAGACCTGGCCTGATGATGACAGATATATCTATACAAGGTTGAGTAGTGCACAGCGAAGCAATGATCGGGACCTTGCTGAGCGGGCACGAGCCATTGAGCCAACCGTTCATTTATTCTCTGTGCAGCATCTGGTATTACAAATGCAGACAGGAACAAGAACCTGCTGGCCTGAAGATGACAATAATGTCTATGTAAGGTTGAGCAATGCAGAAGATAGCGGTGATCCGACCATTGCTCAGCAGGCACGGGCACTCAGGCCATTAGTTGATCAATATAAGAGCAACTCGCCAGAGAATTGA
- a CDS encoding Na+/H+ antiporter family protein, translating into MNAVILAVAVMLALSLLRVNVVLALFVGALAGGMIGGLDIFQTLEAFSRGLGGGVGIAISYAMLGAFAVAIARSGIPEWMAGKIIRKVKSSSNSHNNVKLKYSLFLALVLMAFASQNLIPIHIAFIPILIPPLLSVFSAMAIDRRQVVCLLTFGLTATYMIFPVGFGSVYLNQILGGNLQENGLDIELSQMPLAMAIPVLGMFMGLLLAVFFSYRKSRTYRVEETILIHEQDVQLSKPAIITSVIAIVLVLVSQLITGSMVLAAALGFITMVIGGVVCWREADEVFNEGLRMMAAFGFIMISAAGFAEVLRSTGDIPELVSQVQMFVGGSQALAAILMLLVGLLITMGIGSSFSTVPIIATLYVPLGMELGFTPLAIACLVGVAGALGDAGSPVSESTIGPTAGLNVDGQHDHIRDSVIPTFLHFNIPMIIFGWIAAMIL; encoded by the coding sequence ATGAACGCAGTGATTCTGGCGGTTGCCGTCATGCTCGCGTTGAGCTTGTTGCGCGTTAATGTGGTTCTGGCACTGTTTGTGGGGGCTCTGGCCGGGGGAATGATCGGTGGTCTGGATATCTTCCAGACTCTGGAGGCATTCTCCAGAGGTTTGGGCGGTGGCGTAGGCATTGCTATCAGTTACGCCATGCTGGGTGCTTTTGCTGTGGCCATTGCCCGCTCTGGCATACCTGAGTGGATGGCTGGAAAGATCATCCGCAAAGTAAAGAGCAGCAGCAACTCGCACAATAATGTGAAGCTAAAATACAGCCTGTTCCTGGCGCTTGTGTTGATGGCTTTTGCTTCCCAGAACCTGATACCTATCCACATAGCCTTTATTCCCATACTGATTCCTCCTTTGTTATCGGTATTCAGTGCTATGGCGATTGATCGTCGTCAGGTGGTCTGTCTTCTTACCTTTGGCCTTACCGCGACTTATATGATTTTTCCTGTAGGCTTTGGCAGTGTGTATCTGAATCAGATTCTTGGTGGCAATCTTCAGGAGAATGGGCTGGATATTGAGCTGAGCCAGATGCCGCTGGCGATGGCGATTCCCGTTTTGGGTATGTTCATGGGGTTATTGCTGGCCGTTTTTTTCAGTTACCGAAAGTCCAGAACCTATCGCGTAGAAGAGACCATCTTGATTCATGAACAAGATGTTCAGTTAAGCAAGCCTGCCATTATTACCTCTGTCATAGCCATTGTTCTGGTGCTGGTGAGTCAGTTGATAACCGGGTCCATGGTTCTCGCTGCTGCACTGGGCTTTATTACTATGGTCATTGGGGGAGTCGTCTGCTGGCGGGAAGCGGATGAGGTATTCAATGAGGGCCTGCGCATGATGGCAGCTTTTGGCTTCATCATGATCTCGGCCGCAGGTTTTGCGGAAGTGCTCCGTTCAACAGGAGATATTCCAGAGCTGGTGAGTCAGGTGCAGATGTTTGTGGGAGGCAGTCAGGCCCTTGCGGCCATTCTTATGCTTCTGGTCGGATTGCTGATCACTATGGGTATTGGTTCTTCGTTCTCTACGGTTCCGATTATTGCCACTCTTTATGTGCCACTGGGCATGGAACTTGGTTTTACGCCACTGGCGATAGCCTGTCTTGTGGGAGTGGCAGGAGCATTAGGTGATGCAGGCTCTCCGGTTTCAGAATCTACCATTGGTCCCACTGCTGGTTTGAATGTGGATGGTCAGCACGACCACATCCGGGATTCGGTGATTCCCACCTTTTTACACTTTAATATTCCGATGATTATTTTTGGCTGGATTGCCGCCATGATACTTTGA
- a CDS encoding phosphate ABC transporter substrate-binding protein PstS family protein has protein sequence MKLKALITTIALATGIQAVSASQIDAEIPTYKKASGVSGNLSSVGSDTLANLMTLWAEDFKREYPNVNVQIQAAGSSTAPPALTEGTSNIGPMSRKMKDKELEAFEKKHGYKPTAVPVAIDALAVFVNKDNPIKGLTMAQVDAIFSSTRKCGGNKDISTWGAAGLDGAWKNRSIQLYGRNSVSGTYGYFKKKALCKGDFRNNVNEQPGSASVVQSVSASVNGIGYSGIGYQTSSVRTVPLAKKAGQSFVEATPANAVNNSYPLSRFLYVYVNKQPNKKLSPLEGEFLKMVLSQQGQEVVVKDGYIPLPAKVVEKYLSELDL, from the coding sequence ATGAAGCTTAAAGCTCTAATAACAACAATTGCCCTTGCGACCGGAATCCAGGCCGTCTCTGCCAGTCAGATTGACGCTGAGATCCCGACTTATAAAAAAGCCAGTGGTGTATCAGGCAACCTGTCCAGTGTCGGCTCTGACACTCTGGCTAACCTGATGACCCTGTGGGCAGAAGATTTCAAGCGTGAATATCCTAATGTGAACGTACAGATTCAGGCTGCCGGTTCTTCTACTGCTCCGCCCGCTCTGACCGAAGGAACGTCCAACATCGGCCCCATGAGCCGCAAGATGAAAGACAAGGAACTGGAAGCTTTTGAGAAGAAGCATGGCTACAAGCCCACTGCTGTTCCGGTCGCCATTGACGCTCTGGCTGTTTTCGTCAACAAGGACAACCCAATCAAGGGTCTGACCATGGCTCAAGTGGACGCTATTTTCTCCTCCACTCGCAAGTGTGGTGGCAACAAAGACATCAGCACCTGGGGTGCTGCCGGTCTGGACGGAGCCTGGAAAAACCGCTCAATCCAGTTATACGGCCGTAACTCTGTATCCGGCACCTACGGTTACTTCAAGAAGAAAGCCCTGTGTAAAGGTGATTTCCGTAACAACGTCAACGAACAGCCTGGTTCTGCCTCTGTGGTTCAGTCTGTCAGCGCTTCTGTAAACGGCATCGGCTACTCCGGTATCGGCTACCAGACTTCCAGCGTACGTACTGTACCTCTGGCCAAGAAAGCCGGTCAGTCATTCGTTGAGGCAACGCCTGCTAACGCTGTCAACAACTCTTATCCACTGTCTCGTTTCCTGTACGTTTACGTTAACAAGCAGCCCAACAAGAAGTTGTCTCCTCTGGAAGGTGAATTTCTGAAGATGGTACTGTCTCAGCAGGGTCAGGAAGTCGTCGTTAAAGACGGTTACATCCCTCTGCCTGCCAAGGTGGTTGAAAAGTATTTGTCTGAACTCGATCTGTAA
- a CDS encoding acyl-CoA thioesterase: MELDNDLAPGPQGELTLKVLADYQSVNTTGDVFGGWVAMQIDQAGAIMARKIATGRVVTVSIGSMSFMRSVKMGDILALFTRVTEVGKTSIRVVVEAWVEDKHGRAKLTETNMVFVAIDTQGRTSRIQSAKSP; encoded by the coding sequence ATGGAATTGGATAATGATCTTGCTCCCGGACCTCAGGGAGAACTGACACTGAAAGTGCTGGCGGACTACCAATCCGTTAATACGACAGGCGATGTCTTTGGTGGCTGGGTGGCCATGCAGATCGACCAGGCTGGCGCAATCATGGCCAGAAAGATTGCCACAGGACGTGTTGTCACCGTCAGTATCGGCAGTATGAGTTTTATGCGCTCAGTTAAAATGGGCGATATTCTTGCGCTGTTCACCCGGGTGACAGAGGTCGGCAAAACGTCGATTCGAGTGGTCGTGGAAGCCTGGGTTGAAGATAAACATGGTCGCGCCAAGCTCACTGAAACCAATATGGTTTTTGTAGCCATTGATACACAGGGCAGAACGTCTCGAATCCAGAGTGCCAAAAGCCCTTAG
- a CDS encoding response regulator → MSVRETYNLHILVVEDSQVNQMVVKKLLEKLGCTCKVAENGQEALDTLETSEAFDLILMDCMMPIMDGLEATEKIRASGQHYAGIPVIAFTANTSESDQLACKSAGMDDFLDKPVSLACLSEKLALWTQD, encoded by the coding sequence GTGTCAGTCAGGGAAACCTACAACCTCCATATTCTGGTGGTGGAAGATAGCCAGGTAAACCAGATGGTGGTCAAAAAGCTACTGGAAAAGTTGGGCTGCACCTGCAAGGTGGCCGAGAATGGTCAGGAAGCACTGGACACTCTTGAAACTTCAGAGGCCTTCGACCTGATTCTCATGGATTGTATGATGCCCATCATGGATGGTCTGGAAGCCACTGAAAAAATCAGAGCCTCCGGTCAACACTATGCCGGAATACCTGTTATTGCCTTCACAGCCAACACCTCGGAATCGGATCAGCTTGCCTGTAAGTCTGCCGGTATGGACGATTTTCTGGACAAACCTGTTTCACTTGCCTGCTTATCAGAAAAGCTGGCTCTTTGGACCCAAGACTGA
- a CDS encoding fumarylacetoacetate hydrolase family protein — translation MKYRHHWLSGDRIDLPTGKVVCVGRNYAEHIRELNNPLPDDPVLFIKPSTSLAALEMPFVIPVDRGEVHHETEIAILMDTRLQNASENESIDAIKAIGLALDLTLRDVQSRLKEKGLPWEVAKAFDGSCPVSGFIAKEHLPDLDNIHFSLKINGQTRQEDTSAHMLTSIPGLISYISRHFTLEPGDIVLTGTPAGVGPLKQGDQLELAISDRFSLATSCI, via the coding sequence ATGAAGTACAGGCATCACTGGCTAAGTGGCGACCGCATTGATCTGCCGACCGGCAAAGTGGTGTGTGTCGGCCGAAATTATGCCGAGCACATTCGGGAGCTGAACAATCCGCTGCCCGACGATCCCGTGTTGTTTATCAAACCTTCAACATCACTGGCCGCTCTGGAAATGCCCTTTGTCATTCCCGTCGATCGCGGTGAAGTTCACCACGAAACAGAAATAGCCATTCTGATGGACACCCGACTCCAGAACGCCAGCGAGAATGAGAGCATTGATGCCATTAAGGCAATAGGGCTGGCACTGGATCTGACACTCCGGGATGTTCAGTCCCGACTAAAAGAAAAAGGACTGCCATGGGAAGTGGCTAAAGCCTTTGACGGCAGCTGCCCCGTTTCAGGGTTTATTGCCAAAGAACACCTGCCCGATCTTGATAACATTCACTTCAGCCTCAAAATCAATGGCCAAACACGTCAGGAAGACACTTCAGCCCATATGCTGACCTCGATTCCGGGGCTGATCAGCTACATAAGCCGTCATTTCACGCTGGAACCCGGTGATATTGTCCTCACAGGCACTCCGGCCGGTGTTGGTCCTCTGAAACAGGGGGACCAGCTGGAATTGGCTATTAGTGACCGCTTTAGTCTGGCAACATCCTGCATTTGA
- a CDS encoding DUF4404 family protein, with translation MSEELHLNIQNLHDLLEGQPVDECTAGALKQITDELQLALAQAEGDIPLQDYNEQLEQEAIKFSEQHPALSQAIRQILTTLSSIGV, from the coding sequence ATGTCTGAAGAACTCCACCTGAATATCCAGAATCTGCATGACCTGCTTGAAGGACAGCCTGTGGACGAATGTACTGCAGGGGCTCTCAAGCAAATTACCGATGAGCTGCAGCTGGCTCTGGCCCAGGCTGAGGGCGATATTCCTCTGCAGGACTACAACGAACAGCTCGAGCAGGAAGCGATCAAGTTTTCCGAACAACATCCTGCATTGTCTCAGGCCATCAGGCAGATTCTGACTACGTTATCAAGCATAGGTGTCTAA
- the serA gene encoding phosphoglycerate dehydrogenase — translation MPSISLDKSKIRFLLLEGVHQSAVEVLEASGYTNIDYVSKSLPDDELKRRISEAHFVGIRSRTQLSEDVFATAQKLIAVGCFCIGTNQVELDAATSRGIPVFNAPYSNTRSVAELVLAEAILLLRGVPEKNAVAHRGGWQKSAVNSYEIRGKKLGIIGYGSIGSQLSVLAESMGMDVYYYDVVTKLSIGNATQVGSLNDLLSMSDVVSLHVPETPATQWMFGEEQFAAMKEGSILINASRGTVVDIQSLASAIETGKLLGAAIDVFPEEPRSNSDEFVSPLRGLDNVILTPHVGGSTQEAQENIGREVSEKFVMYSDNGTTLSSVNFPEVSLPGHPDKHRILHIHKNIPGVLVAINKVFSQNNINISGQFLQTNESVGYVVIDVDADHSEIALEKLKEIDGTIRCRVLY, via the coding sequence ATGCCCTCTATTTCCCTGGACAAGAGTAAGATTCGATTCCTTCTTCTGGAGGGGGTTCACCAGTCTGCTGTGGAAGTGCTTGAAGCTTCCGGCTACACCAATATTGATTATGTTTCCAAGTCCTTACCAGACGATGAGCTGAAGCGACGGATCTCCGAAGCGCACTTTGTAGGCATTCGATCCCGAACCCAGCTGAGTGAAGACGTCTTTGCTACAGCCCAGAAGCTGATCGCTGTCGGTTGTTTCTGCATCGGTACCAACCAGGTTGAGCTGGATGCTGCTACGTCACGGGGAATCCCGGTCTTTAATGCACCCTATTCCAACACTCGCTCTGTTGCTGAGCTGGTTCTGGCTGAGGCCATTCTTCTGTTGCGGGGTGTGCCTGAAAAGAATGCTGTTGCTCACCGGGGTGGCTGGCAGAAGAGTGCGGTCAATTCCTATGAAATTCGCGGCAAAAAGCTGGGTATTATTGGTTATGGCAGTATCGGAAGCCAGCTGAGTGTTTTGGCTGAATCTATGGGTATGGACGTTTATTACTACGATGTGGTGACCAAGCTCTCCATCGGTAATGCCACTCAGGTCGGCAGTCTCAATGATCTGTTGTCCATGTCTGATGTTGTCAGCTTGCACGTTCCTGAAACACCCGCCACTCAATGGATGTTTGGCGAAGAGCAGTTTGCGGCTATGAAAGAAGGCAGTATTCTGATCAATGCTTCTCGCGGAACTGTTGTAGACATTCAATCCCTGGCTTCGGCGATTGAAACGGGCAAGTTGCTGGGTGCTGCAATTGATGTTTTCCCTGAAGAACCACGCTCTAACAGTGATGAGTTTGTCAGCCCTCTGCGTGGACTGGATAACGTGATTTTGACACCTCACGTGGGTGGCAGTACCCAGGAAGCGCAGGAAAATATCGGTCGTGAAGTCTCCGAGAAGTTTGTTATGTACAGTGATAATGGTACAACGTTGTCGTCTGTTAACTTCCCTGAAGTTTCATTGCCTGGACATCCGGACAAGCACCGTATCCTGCATATTCACAAGAATATCCCCGGAGTTCTGGTAGCTATCAACAAGGTTTTCTCCCAGAACAATATCAACATCAGCGGTCAGTTCCTGCAAACCAATGAATCCGTGGGTTATGTGGTCATTGACGTAGATGCCGATCACAGTGAGATTGCGCTGGAGAAACTGAAAGAAATCGACGGCACCATTCGTTGCCGGGTTCTTTACTGA
- a CDS encoding type II toxin-antitoxin system VapB family antitoxin has translation MTTSEHGNELSGFCDTLDWARVYDDFAKAYPENQLNMCSIRDAVMRIHTVIDETLMRDAPEITGLKTKREVIEKGLRLLIELSRQELIRQYRGKLNWEGDLDCMRVDDD, from the coding sequence ATGACGACCTCAGAGCATGGTAACGAGTTGTCGGGCTTTTGCGACACCCTCGATTGGGCGAGGGTTTACGACGATTTTGCTAAAGCATATCCAGAGAATCAACTCAATATGTGCTCTATACGAGACGCTGTTATGAGAATCCATACGGTCATTGACGAAACGCTCATGCGTGATGCCCCTGAAATAACCGGGTTAAAAACGAAACGTGAGGTTATTGAAAAAGGGCTCAGGCTCTTGATCGAGCTGAGCAGGCAAGAATTGATCAGACAATATCGAGGAAAGCTTAACTGGGAAGGCGATCTGGATTGCATGAGAGTTGACGATGACTGA
- the dsbB gene encoding disulfide bond formation protein DsbB, which translates to MTKLSHLWTDFRTDPLGAIRDWQNARTTWLIMLLTAVFLESVALYFQYVMYLDPCELCVYQRLAVLLIGLSALVMLVAPRNKLARCLGYIIWIAGAAYGLDASIKMLGYYTSADLFMTCKALPTFPFDLPLYDWWPQMFLPSGFCGQDGWVFLGMNMAHWMTFIFGLYILAYMLCLISLFRKSK; encoded by the coding sequence TTGACGAAACTCTCTCATCTCTGGACTGATTTCAGAACGGATCCTCTTGGGGCTATTCGTGACTGGCAGAATGCCAGAACTACCTGGCTGATCATGCTGCTGACGGCTGTTTTTCTGGAGTCTGTAGCCCTTTATTTTCAGTACGTCATGTATCTGGACCCCTGTGAACTTTGTGTTTATCAGCGTCTGGCTGTATTGCTGATCGGCCTTTCAGCTCTGGTCATGCTGGTGGCGCCACGAAACAAACTGGCAAGATGTCTCGGATACATCATCTGGATTGCCGGTGCCGCCTATGGGTTGGATGCTTCGATCAAAATGCTGGGCTACTACACATCTGCAGACCTGTTCATGACCTGCAAGGCTCTGCCTACCTTCCCATTTGATCTGCCGCTTTATGATTGGTGGCCTCAAATGTTCCTGCCGTCCGGTTTCTGCGGGCAGGATGGCTGGGTATTCCTGGGAATGAATATGGCTCACTGGATGACGTTTATCTTTGGCCTCTATATTCTGGCCTACATGCTTTGTTTGATCAGTCTGTTCAGGAAATCAAAATAA